The genomic DNA TGAACGAGGAAGGGGTCCTGGTCCGCCGGGGGGCTGATCGTGATGCCCGTGACGGCGGCCAATGGGGCGCGTCCTTGAAGTATATGTTCGAGCCGCTGGACACCGAATTCGGTGCCTACTTCATGAACTACCACAGCCGTGCGCCGATTTTCAGTGCCACGGGAGCTGCACAACAGTTCTACTCCACGCCGTTGGGGCCGTTGGCAGGGCTGCGCCCTCTGATCGTGGCGGGTAATTCCAAATACTTCGTTGAATACCCGGAAGACATTCGGCTCTATGGCTTGAGTTTCTCCACTACCTTGCCCACCGGCACGGCCTGGAGCGGCGAGCTGAGTTATCGGCCGAATGCGCCGGTGCAGTTGAGTACCACCGATATTCTCTTTGCAGGTGTTACTCCGATCCCGGGTTTTGGTAATGCCTCGGTGCTCGATGGCACCCCAGGTCAGGATCTGCACGGCTATCGCCGCAAGGAAATCACCCAGTTCCAGACCACCTTTACCCACTTCCTCGATCAAGTTATGGGCGCGAGCCGTCTGACCTTGGTGGGTGAGATTGGGGTCACTCACGTCGGAGGGCTGGAAAGCAGGTCCGAGGCTCGCTACGGCCGTGACCCAGTGTTCGGTCCAGGTGAACTGCCCAATGGCTTCTGTAACACGCTCAACGCCTCTACCGCCGCAGGTGGCGGCCAGACCAGCAGCGGTGTGAACAGCAACTGCAACAACGACGGCTTCACCACCTCCACGTCCTGGGGCTACCGCGCTCGCGCCATCTGGGAATACCCGGACGTCTTCGCCGGCGTGAACCTCAAGCCCAACGTGGCCTGGTCCCATGACGTCAAAGGCTACTCGCCAGGCCCTGGCGGCAACTTCGAAGAAGGCCGCAAGGCCGTCAGCCTCGGGCTGGATGCCGAGTACCAGAACACCTACAACGCCAGCCTGGCCTACACCAACTTCTTTGGTGGCGACTTCAGTACCGTGGACGATCGTGACTTCCTGGCGCTCAGCGTCGGCGTGACCTTCTAAGCACCGAATTTCAGGACGACACACTATGAAAATAACAAAGAATCTGTTGCAGGTCGGTGTTCTGGGGCTATCCCTGCTGGCTGCCAGCGTCATGGCGGCAGTGCCTGCTGCCGAGGCCGACAAACTGGGCAAGAGCCTGACGCCGATGGGCGCCGAGATGGCCGGCAATGCCGACGGCTCGATCTCGGCCTGGAAACCCATGGCCAAGAACGCCGGTGCCGTGGACAGCAAGGGCTTCCTCGCCGATCCATTCCCGACGGAAAAACCGCTGTTCACCATCACTGCGCAGAACGTCGAGCAGTACAAGGCCAAACTCGCCCCGGGCCAATACGCGATGTTCAAGCGCTACCCGGAAACCTTCAAGATGCCGGTCTATCCGACCCATCGCGGCGCCACCGTGCCGGACGAGGTGTTCGCCTCCATCAAGAAAAACGCGGTCAACACCAAGCTGGTCTCCGGTGGCAACGGCCTGGAGAACTTCGAGACGGCCGTGCCGTTCCCGATTCCCCAGAGCGGCGTGGAAGTCATCTGGAACCACATCACCCGCTATCGCGGCGGCAGCGTGACGCGCCTGGTCACCCAGGCCACCCCGCAGCCCAACGGTTCGTACAGTCTGGTGTACTTCCGCGACCAATTCGTGTTCCGCGACAAGATGAAGGATTTCGATCCGGCCAACCCTGGCAACATCCTGTTCTACTTCAAGCAACAAGTGACCGCGCCAGCGCGCCTGGCCGGTGGCGTGCTGCTGGTGCACGAGACCCTCGACCAAGTGAAGGAACCGCGCTCGGCGTGGGTCTACAACGCGGGTCAGCGCCGCGTGCGCCGTGCCCCGCAAGTGTCCTATGACGGCCCGGGTACGGCGGCCGACGGCCTGCGTACCTCCGACAACCTGGACATGTACAACGGCGCACCGGACCGCTACGACTGGAAACTGGAAGGCAAGCAAGAGATGTACATCGCTGCCAACAGCTACAGGATCGATTCGCCGCAACTCAAGTACGCCGACATCATCAAGGCCGGCCACATCAACCAGGACCTGACCCGTTATGAGCTGCGTCGTGTCTGGCACGTGACCGCGACCCTGAAGGAAGGTCAGCGCCACATCTACGCCAAGCGTGACTTCTTCATCGATGAAGACACCTGGCAAGCTGCGGTGATCGACCACTACGACGGTCGTGGCCAACTGTGGCGCGTGGCCGAGGCCCATGCCGAGAACTACTACGACAAGCAAGTGCCGTGGTACGCCCTGGAAACCCTCTACGACCTGCAGTCCGGCCGCTACCTGGCACTGGGCATGAAGAACGAAGAGAAATCGGCCTATGACTTCGGCTTCACCGCCACCACCGCCGATTTCACCCCGAACGCACTGCGTCAGGACGGCATCCGCTAAACCGCTCCACCCGAGG from Pseudomonas beijingensis includes the following:
- a CDS encoding DUF1302 domain-containing protein; the protein is MTSANTFWRRAKLPLAVSLASSLAGPAFGVSFNIGEIEGQFDSSLSVGASWSTANANKDLIGVNNGGRGLSQTSDDGHLNFKRGETFSKIFKGIHDLELKYGDTGVFVRGKYWYDFELKDENRLYKDISDNNRKEGAKSSGGQILDAFVYHNYAIADQPGSVRLGKQVVSWGESTFIQGGINSINPVDVSAFRRPGAEVKEGLIPVNMFYVSQSLTDNLSAEAFYQLEWDQTVVDNCGTFFSQPDVIADGCTDNLRVLNKRSRIPGAALPALGAFGVDVNEEGVLVRRGADRDARDGGQWGASLKYMFEPLDTEFGAYFMNYHSRAPIFSATGAAQQFYSTPLGPLAGLRPLIVAGNSKYFVEYPEDIRLYGLSFSTTLPTGTAWSGELSYRPNAPVQLSTTDILFAGVTPIPGFGNASVLDGTPGQDLHGYRRKEITQFQTTFTHFLDQVMGASRLTLVGEIGVTHVGGLESRSEARYGRDPVFGPGELPNGFCNTLNASTAAGGGQTSSGVNSNCNNDGFTTSTSWGYRARAIWEYPDVFAGVNLKPNVAWSHDVKGYSPGPGGNFEEGRKAVSLGLDAEYQNTYNASLAYTNFFGGDFSTVDDRDFLALSVGVTF
- a CDS encoding DUF1329 domain-containing protein, which produces MKITKNLLQVGVLGLSLLAASVMAAVPAAEADKLGKSLTPMGAEMAGNADGSISAWKPMAKNAGAVDSKGFLADPFPTEKPLFTITAQNVEQYKAKLAPGQYAMFKRYPETFKMPVYPTHRGATVPDEVFASIKKNAVNTKLVSGGNGLENFETAVPFPIPQSGVEVIWNHITRYRGGSVTRLVTQATPQPNGSYSLVYFRDQFVFRDKMKDFDPANPGNILFYFKQQVTAPARLAGGVLLVHETLDQVKEPRSAWVYNAGQRRVRRAPQVSYDGPGTAADGLRTSDNLDMYNGAPDRYDWKLEGKQEMYIAANSYRIDSPQLKYADIIKAGHINQDLTRYELRRVWHVTATLKEGQRHIYAKRDFFIDEDTWQAAVIDHYDGRGQLWRVAEAHAENYYDKQVPWYALETLYDLQSGRYLALGMKNEEKSAYDFGFTATTADFTPNALRQDGIR